A window from Citrus sinensis cultivar Valencia sweet orange chromosome 5, DVS_A1.0, whole genome shotgun sequence encodes these proteins:
- the LOC102617648 gene encoding 26S proteasome non-ATPase regulatory subunit 13 homolog B, with the protein MAALQYLESLRNDHPELGEWYNALADLYQKKLWHQLTLKLEQFVAHAVFQAGDALIQLYHNFITDFETKINLLKLAHFAVIVSRQYPEKQAAISYLEGVIEKLRATNEQRKEEPILYIKMQIAMFKLEQGDRKECKKLLEDGKSTLDSMTDIDPSVYANYYWVSSQYHKFHQEFAEFYKCALLYLAYTSVESLSDSFKLDLAFDLSLSALLGDNIYNFGELLAHPIINSLTGTKVEWLYYILQAFNSGDLVRYQELCRVHNAALRAQPALVENEKKLLEKINILCLMEIIFSRPSEDRTIPLSIIAERTKLSIEDVEHLLMKSLSVHLIEGIIDQVEGTVHVSWVQPRVLGIPQIKSLRDRLDSWLGKVHTALLSIEAETPDLVAS; encoded by the exons ATGGCAGCTCTTCAGTACTTGGAATCTTTGCGAAACGACCATCCGGAGCTGGGCGAGTGGTACAATGCTTTGGCAGATCTGTACCAGAAGAAGCTGTGGCACCAGCTCACCCTCAAGCTCGAACAGTTCGTCGCTCACGCCGTCTTTCAG GCTGGTGATGCTCTGATTCAGTTGTACCACAACTTCATAACTGATTTTGAGACAAAGATCAATCTTCTCAAGCTTGCACATTTTGCTGTTATAGTTTCTCGGCAGTATCCTGAGAAGCAAGCTGCAATTAGTTATCTTGAGGGTGTGATTGAAAAACTCCGAGCAACTAATGAGCAGCGTAAAGAGGAGCCAATCCTTTACATTAAGATGCAAATAGCCATGTTCAAACTTGAGCAAGGAGATAGAAAGGAGTGCAAAAAACTTCTCGAAGATGGAAAGAGTACACTTGACAGCATGACTGACATTGATCCATCTGTATATGCCAACTATTATTGGGTGTCATCTCAGTACCATAAATTTCACCAGGAATTTGCAGAGTTCTACAAATGTGCTCTTCTTTATCTGGCATACACATCTGTGGAGTCTCTCTCAGATTCATTCAAGCTG GATTTGGCATTTGATCTCTCCCTTTCTGCACTGCTGGGAGATAACATCTACAACTTTGGGGAACTGCTCGCACACCCTATT ATAAATAGTCTTACAGGAACAAAGGTCGAGTGGCTTTACTATATTCTCCAGGCATTCAACTCTGGTGACTTAGTTCGCTATCAAGAATTATGCCGTGTACACAATGCTGCTCTGAGAGCTCAACCAGCACTAGTTGAGAACGAGAAGAAGCTATTGGAAAAGATTAACATTCTCTGCCTGATGGAAATCATCTTTAg CCGGCCTTCTGAGGACCGAACTATTCCATTAAGCATCATTGCAGAGCGCACAAAACTTTCTATTGAGGATGTTGAGCATCTTCTCATGAAGTCTCTCTCT GTTCACCTCATAGAGGGTATAATTGATCAAGTTGAGGGCACAGTACATGTGTCCTGGGTGCAACCAAGAGTTTTGGGAATCCCCCAGATCAAATCCTTGCGTGATCGGCTGGACAGTTGGTTGGGCAAAGTACATACTGCTTTGTTATCCATCGAAGCTGAAACACCTGATCTTGTTGcatcatga